The segment CAACATCGTGATCGCGCTCGACGCCGCAACCGGGCGGGAACGCTGGCGCCATGATCCCCGCGTCGATTCCACGGGCGTGCCGATGCTCATCTGCCGCGGTGTCACCTATTATGAGGCGGCGGCTGGCGCGGCTGAAAGCTGCCCCCGCCGCATTCTCGTCGCCACCGTCGATGCGCGGATGATCGCGCTCGATGCGGGCACCGGCAAACGCTGCCCGTCCTTTGGCGAGAATGGCGAGATTTCGCTGCGCACCGGCCTCGGCGATATTCCGGCCGGCTATTATTATGTCACCTCGCCACCGACGATGATCGGCAATGTCGCCGTGGTCGGCGGGCTCGTGCTCGACAATATGGCGATCGACGAACCCTCGGGTGTGGTGCGCGGTTTCGACGCTATCACCGGGCGTCTGCTCTGGGCCTGGGATGCCGGCGCGGTCGAGGCGAAGGGCGGTAATGCTGCGCAGCAATTCGTGCGCGGATCGCCCAATGCCTGGAGCCTGTTCAGCGTCGATCCGGCGCTGGGCCTTGTCTATATCCCCACCGGAAACTCGACGCCCGATCATTTCGGCGGGCATCGCAACGCGCTGATCGATCGCTATTCGGCGGCGGTCGTCGCGCTTGACGGCACCAATGGGCGGCTGCGCTGGGCGTTCCAGACCGTTCGTCACGATCTGTGGGATTACGACGTCGCTTCGCAGCCCGTGCTGTTCGACATGCCGATGGGCAACACCACCGTCCCGGCGCTGCTCCAGCCCACCAAGCAGGGCGAGATATTCCTGCTCGATCGCCGTACCGGCAAGCCGCTGGCCCCGGTTGGCGAACGCGCGGTGCCCGCCGGCACGATCCCGGGGGAACGCTATGCGCCCACCCAGCCTTCGCTTACCGGCGGCCTCAGCTTCATGCCGCCCCCGCTGGTCGAAGCCGATATGTGGGGCATCACCCCGATCGATCAGCTCTGGTGCCGCATCCAGTTCCGTCGCCTGAAATATCAAGGGCCGTTCACGCCGATCGGTACCGAACCAACGCTGGTCTTCCCCGGCAATAACGGGATCGTCAACTGGGGCAGTGTCGCGGTGGACGAGGCGCGTCAGTTGATGATCGTCAACTCGTCCTACATGCCGCTTGTGGCGCACCTCATCCCGCGCAAGAAAGCGCCGCAAGGCCAGCAGATCGTGCTCAAGGGCAATGCCGCGATCTCGCCGATGACGGGCGCGCCCTATGCGGTCCAGACCGAACGGCCCTTCACCTCCTTCCTCGGCGTGCCGTGCAACGCGCCGCCCTGGGGCAAGCTGTCGGCTGTCGATCTGAAAACGCAAAAGCTGCTCTGGCAACGTCCGCTCGGCACGACGCGCGATCATGCGCCGCTGGGCGTGCCGGTTCCCGGCGTGTTCAATCAGGGCGGCTCGGTGGTGACCGCGGGCGGGGTGATCTTCGTGGCGGCGACGCTCGACAATTATCTGCGCGCGTTCGATCTCGCCTCGGGCAAGGAGCTCTGGAAGGGGCGCCTGCCCGCAGGCGGACAGGCCACGCCGATGACCTATGTCTCGCGCGAGGATGGGCGCCAATATGTCGTCATCGCTTCGGGCGGGCATCAGTTCATGAAAACCCGCATCGGTGATTATGTCATGGCCTTTGCGCTGCCGAAAAAATGAGCTCGCTCAGCTCGATACCGCGGCCGAGCTGAGCAATATCCGCACCAGTTCGCCCTGTCGGTTGGTCCCGGTCTTCAGGAAAATCCCCTGAAGCTGGGACCGCACGGTATGGCGGCTCACCCCGATGGCGGCGGCCGCTTCTTCAAGGCTGGCGCCCCGGCCCAGCGCGCTGGCCAGTGTCGCCTCCGCCGGGGTCAGGCCGAAAAGCGATGCCAGCGTGGTCGCGGGGATCATCGGCTGGCGATTGGGATCGCGCAGCACAAGGATCGCGGTCCGGTGCAGCGGGCGCTTGAGTGGGTAGAAGGGCGGGCCCGGCCGGACGATGACGGTAAGCGGCAGCACCTGCCCGTCGCGCTTTATCGCGATGGGGGAATAACGGTCCCAGTTCGAATGCGCGCTCTGTTCCGATGCCCGTTGCCGGATCTCGCTTATCAGCCGCGTCGTTTCGGCGGCGGAGGACGCCTTCAGCTTGCCATGCGCGCGGTGCAGTCCGTCGCCCGCCGCGAGCAGTGCGTCCGCGATAGGGTTGGTGAGCAGGATTTTGCCGTCGCTGTCGGCCAGGATCACGCCGATGCCGCTGGTCTCGATCGCGGCGTTGGACAGCATCTGCCGCCGTTCCAGTTCGACGATCCGTTCATAGACGCGCATTCCCTGTTCCAGCGGCTGGGCTAGGCTGTTCAGCAGCGCCTCGTCCTCGTCCGAAAATGGTGCCGCGTCATATTTGCGCCAAAGCGCCAGATGGGCGGTCAGCGCCTGATTGCCGCTCACCGGCAGTATCAGCATGCGCCAGCCGTCCTCGGGCATCGCATAGGGGGCGACCTTGCCGTCGCGCAGATCGGCGCAGAAGCCCGATTGCCAAAAGCGGTCCAGCGGCTCGGCCATCATATCGTCATCGGTTACGCAAACCGGCGCATTGTGCGGGGCCAGCGATGGCGCGAGGATCAGCGACACATGATCGCATTGGAAAATCGACCTCGCCCGCTGCAGAAAGCTTTCCCACATCGGGATTTCGGAAAGGCTGTCATACAGGGCGTTGCAGAGCACTTCACGGTTGAGATTATCCGACACGACCTTTTTCTCTCCTGCTCCCATGCCTTGGCTGTTCATGCCGCGTGATCGACGTCGACGGATTTCTCCGCTTCGAATGGCACGTTTGTCACGGCGATGATGCCCTTTTTCCATCGGTCTGCAAAAGGCAAAAACTGCTATTTCCTGCGCTTTTTCGGCGCGATCCTATCGCGTCCGCGCGAATGTCCGGCATCATCCGTTTGCGTGATGCCGGTGCCTTGAATCGGGCCCAGATTGATCCTCGATAACGGCAAACGGGTTCAGCGATGCCGTGTGTCCTCAAGGGGCGGAAAACCTGTCGGGGGCACGCTCGGGTGCAGGGCGCTGGGCCGAACAGAATGGAAAGGATGCGCCATGGCTTCATTGGCCGACACGCTGGCAAAGGACCCACAGGCCTTTGTCGACGCTCCGTATGATTCCGGTTACGCACTCTCCGCCGCGGAACGCGAGCGCGCGCAGCTTGCGGGACTTCGCCTGCGTTTCGACGCGCTGAAGCAGGGGATACCGGCGCTCGCGCGGCTGGCCGAGGAACAGGGCATTCAGGAGATCAATGCGCTCGACGATGTCGTGCCGCTCCTGTTTCCGCACACCGTCTATAAATCCTATCCACTGTCCTTCCTCGAACAGGGGCGGTTCGATCGGCTGACCAAATGGCTCGCCTCGCTCACCACCACCGATCTGTCGGGCGTCGATGTCACCGGCGTGGAGGCGATCGACGAATGGATCGCGGCGCTTTCGGCTGGCAGCGCGCTGATGCCGATCCACACCTTCGGCACCTCGGGCAAGCTGTCGATCATCCCGCGCACGGCGGAGCATCTGCGGCTCGCCGCGACGATCAACGCCCGTGCCATCCGTGATTTCCACGGTGCGGGCAGCGGCCCCGATCTTGTCGAGGATCACATGCCGCTCATCTCGCCCTCCTATCGCCACGGCGCCAGCGCGATTGCGCGGGGGATGAACCTGATGGCCGATCTTTACGGCGGGGGGGAGGCGCTGTTCCTCTATCCCGACGCCTATTTCAGCGCGGATGTCGCCTCGCTCGCCGGGCGGCTCCGCGCGGCCGAGGCGCGCGGCGAAGAGGGGCAGCTGGCCTTGCCCGAGGGGCTGATCAAGCGCCGCGACGAATTCGCCGCGCGCGAGGCCAGCCGCAGCGCCGACATGGACCGCTTCTTTGCCGAGGCCAAGGAACGCTTCGGCGGACGCGACGTCTTCCTGTTCGCGGTGTGGCCAATCCTGTTCGAATGGGCGGAAGAAGGACTGAAGCGCGGCATCAAGGGCGTGTTCGGGCCCAATTCGGTGCTCACCTCGGGCGGCGGCTCGAAGGGGCGTGTCCTCCCGCCCGATTACCGCGAACAGATTTTCGAGTTTCTGGGCTTTGACCGGCACATGGAATTTTTCGGGATGAGCGAACTCATCGCCAATGCCCCGCGCTGCCCGGAGGGCAATTATCACTTCCCGCCCGTCGTGATCCCCTTCGTGCTCGATCCCGAAACCGGCGAGCCGCTTCCCCGCACGGGCCTCCAGACCGGGCGCCTTGCCGTCATGGATCTGCTGGCGGATAGCTATTGGGGCGGGTTCGTGACCGGCGACCGGGTCACCATGGGCGGTTTCGACAGCCCGTGCGCCTGTGGCCGGCACGGCCCCTATATCGAACCGGATATCGCGCGCTTCAGCGACATCAAGGACGGCGACGACAAGATCAACTGTGCCGGCGCGCCCGAGGCGCATGACCGTGCCATCGAATTCCTGCTTGAAAGGACCCATTGAGATGCGCTTTTCGGTCCCCCTGCTGCTGCGCGGCGAAATCATCGAAACCGATCCCGTCGAACATGGCGGCCGTCGCGGCGGTGCGCGCTTCACCGCGCCCGATGTGTCGAAGCATCTCGATTGGCTGCCGCTGCGCAATGCTTCGGCGCTCGCCGAGCTGTACGATATGCCCTTTGCCGAAATCGTCGAATATCTCGATCGGCTCGGCCATAGGCTCGATCCGGCGCGCAATGGCTGGCTGCAGGAATCGTTCGAACTGTCGCGCAGCACCTCGGGGCTGTCGGATTCGATCCTGCGCTATCATTACGGCCTCATCCCCTCCTATTTCACGCCGCAATCGGTGTATGCCATCGCCGAACGGACGATCGGGCTCGACTATCTCGAAGGCTGGGTCGAACAGCCCCCCATGGGCCCCGGCAGCGTGCGTATCCGCGCCATCGGCGCACGCGGTGTCCATATCATCGCGGGCAATGTGCCCGTGGTCGGCGTGACGACGGTGATCCGCAACGCGATCACGCGCTCCGACGCGATCATCAAGACCCCCTCGAACGATCCGCTCACCACTGCCGCCGTCGTGCGCACGATGATCGAGATGGCCCCCGATCACCCGATTACGCGCCATGTTTCGGTGGCCTATTGGAAGGGCGGTGACGAGGCGGTCGAGCAGCATCTTTATGATCCGCGCCGGATCGAAAAGATCGTCGCCTGGGGCGGCTTTGCCGGGATCAAGCACCTGACCCAATATCTCCAGCCGGGCTTGGATCTGATCACGCTCGATCCCAAGCATTCGGGGTCGATCATCGGCAAGGAAGCCTTTGCCGACGACACCGTGCTCCGCTCGGTCGCGCGGCGTCTCGCGGTCGATATCGGCGCGATGAATCAGGAAGGCTGCGTCAATGCGCGCGTCATCCATGTCGAATCCGGCCTCGATGCCGAAGGGATCGCGCGCGCCGAGCGGTTGGGGCAGTTCACCTTCGAGGCGCTGCAGGCGCTCCCCGATCATCTGAGCACCCCGCACAAGGCGTTCGACGGCGAACTCAAGGCCGAGATTGATGCGCTCGCCTTTGTCGACGACGAATACCGGGTGTTCGGCGGGCGCGGCAATGAAGGCGCGGTCATCGTCTCGCGCTCGGATCAGTCGGTCGATTTCGCCCGCATGCTCGCCTGCCGCGTCGCCAATATCGTCCCTGTGGATAATCTGGATACCGCGATCCGCTCGGTGAACAGCTATACCCAGACGATCGGCATCTATCCCGAACCGCTGAAAGAGCGCTTGCGTGACCGGCTCGCCTATCAGGGCGCGCAGCGGCTGGTGTCGCTTGGCGGGGCGGCCACGCTGATGCAGGCGCCGGGCCCGCAGGACGGTATCGAACCCTTGCGGCGCATGGTGAAATGGATCGTCGACGAAAGCGGCGATGGCGCGATGCTCGAGGCGCAGGCGATTGAACAGGCCGCCGCAGCCGCCTGAGGGCTTGGGCCAAGCACAACAATCGCAGTGATAGGGGGAGGGACGCCACCGGCTTCATTCATATGGATGATGCCGGTGGTGCGCTGTAGCGTCACACTCGAACGATATAAAAATGGGAGAGGTGCCTTGTCCGACATGGACCTTGTTCTGCGCAACGGGCTGGTATGCGACGGCAGCGGCGCAGAGCCGATCATTGCCGATATTGCCATTCGGGGTGGCCGCATCGTCGAAATCGGCCAGGTGGCGGCGCGCGGTGCCGAGGAAATCGACGCCACGGGCCATGTTGTCACCCCCGGCTTTGTCGATCTCCACACCCATTATGACGGGCAGGCGATCTGGTCGAACAGGCTGAACCCCTCCTCGCAGCACGGCGTGACGACCGCGGTGCTCGGCAATTGCGGCGTCGGTTTCGCCCCGTGCCGCGCGTCGGATCGCGACCGGCTGATCGGCGTGATGGAGGGGGTGGAGGACATCCCCGAAATCGTCATGGCAGAGGGGCTGAGCTGGGATTGGGAAAGTTTTCCCGAATATCTCGATGCGCTCGATCGTCGCCCGCGCGATATCGACGTCGCCGCCTATCTCCCGCATTCGGCATTGCGCGTCTACGCCATGGGCGAACGCGGCGCGGCGCGCGAACCCGCGACGCCCGATGATATCGCCGTGATGCGCGGGCTTGTCGGTGCGGCGATGGACGCGGGCGCGCTTGGTTTCGCCACTTCGCGCCAGTTCATCCACCGCACCTGCGACGGCGATCTCATCCCCAGCTTCGATGCGTCTGAAACCGAACTGCGCGAACTGGTCGACGCGATGGGCACGGATCGGGGTGTCTTCCAGATCGTGCTCGACACCCCCCATTTCAGCTGGGCGGATGAAGTGGCGATGATGCGCCGCGTGCTGGGGCAGTCGGATCGCACCGCGATGTTCACCCTCGCGCAGGGCGGCCGCGATCCCGATGATTGGCGCAACGTGATGGCGATGGTCCACGAAGCCAATGCCAGCGGCCAGTCGATCCGACCGCAGGTTTTCCCGCGCCCGATCGGCATTGTCATCGGGCACAGCATATCGGCCAATCCCTTCATGGATCGGCCGAGCTTCAAGGCGCTGCCCGACGATTTCGACGCGCGGATCACGGCGCTTCGCGATCCCGAAACGCGCGCGCGCATTCTCGGCGAAAGCTCCACCGGAACGATGACGCCGCTGCAGGCGATGACCAATAATTTCGAGCAGATCTACGTGCTCAGCGATCCGCCGAACTACGAACCCGATCCGGCCGACAGCGTCGCCGGGCGCGCGCGCGCGCTTGGGCTGACGCCCGAGGAAGTCGCCTATGACATGCTGCTCGAAGATGGCGGCCATGCGATGCTCTACGTCGCCGTCGGCAATTATGCGCAAGGCACGCTCGATCCCGTCCGCGACATGCTGCTCGACGATGCCACGCTGCTCGGGCTGGGTGACGGCGGCGCGCATTACGGCATGATCTGCGATGCCAGCTTCCCCACCTTCATGCTCAGCCATTGGGTACGCGACCGCGAAACCGGGCGCCTCCCGCTTGCCTGGGTGGTGAAGGCACTCACGCGCGATGCCGCGCTTGCCATCGGGCTGCGCGATCGCGGGCTGATCGCGCCCGGCATGAAGGCCGATCTGAACGTGATCGATATGGATCGGGTCAGGCTGCACAAGCCCCATGTGCTTCAGGATCTGCCCGCGGGCGGACGCCGGCTGACACAGGGCGCGGACGGTTATGTCGCCACCATCGTCAACGGCACGGTAATCCAGCGCAACGGCACCCCCACCGGCCAGTCGCCCGGCCGGCTGGTGCGCGGCGCGCAGCAGGGGGCGTGCGTATGACGGCGGGTGAAACGGGCCGCATGCATTATGGCTGGGTCGTCGTCGGCGTCATGTTCGTCGCGCAGATGCTCGCCATCGGCACCACCTCCTATGGCTTTGCCTTACTCGTAAAGCCGATTTCGGCGGAATTCGGCCTGCCCCGCGCCGATGTCAATCTGGGGCTGATGATCCTCCTCATCGGCATGGCGATCGCCTCCCCGCTCGTCGGCAAATTGCTCGATCGCATTCCGGGGCGGATCATGGTGGCGCTGGGCGCGGTGCTGTTCGGTCTGGGCGCGGTCTCGATCGCGCTCGCCAAGTCGCTCTGGGTGATGGCGGCGGCGGCGTTCTTCCTGCTGGCGCTCGGCACCGCCATCCTCGGCCCGCTCGCCGCCGCCACGCTCACCTCGCGCTGGTTCGACGAAGGGCGCGGGCGCGCGCTCGGTGTCGTTTCGGTCGCCACCTCGGCGGGGGGCTTCGCGCTCATGCCGGTCATGGCGTTGATGGTCGAGCAACTGGGCTGGCGGACCGCGCTCGCCGCGCTCGGGCTGCTCGTCACGCTGCTGGTCGGTGGGCTCGCACTCTTCTTCATCCGCGAACCCGCGCGCGCCTCTGCCCCCGGCACGCCGCAACCGGCCGTCGATCCCGATGCGCGCTGGACGGCGAAGCGCCTGCTGCGTACCGCCGATTTCTGGCTGATCGCGCTGGCGGTGGGGCTTCTGTTCGCGGTCGATCAGGCGCTGCTCGCATCCCTGGTCGCTTACGGCACCGATCTCGGCTTTTCGCTCGCCGCCTCCGCAATGCTCGTCTCGGCGATTTCGATTTCGGCGATCGTCGGCAAGCTGGTGGTGGGCAGCCTTGCCGACCGCGTCGATTTGCGCTGGCTCTTCGTCGTGCTGGCGGTGATGACCGAGCTGTTCCTCGCCATCCTGCTGGCACAGCCAGGCTATGTCATGTTGATGGCCGCGTCGCTCATCGTGGGGGCTGCGGTGGGGGGCTCGTCGCCGCTCTGGGCGTCGTTCATCGCCGCCCGCTTCGGCCTTGCGTCCTATGGCGGCGTCATGGGGCTGATGGTGATGATCCAGGTGCCGCTCACCCTTACGGCGCTGCGCTATATCGGCCATGTCTATGATGTCGACCGCAGCTATTCGGCCGCGCTTGTCGCCTTCATGGTGGTGGTCGCGATTGCGGCGCTCGTCATCCTGCCCGTCCGGCTGCGCCGGGCGGCGGCCGAAACCCCGGCATCCCCACTGGAACACCAGGCTGCCTAGAGGCGTGTCGCCACGCGATTCACGTTGAACCCTTGATATCGCGGCGTCGAAACTATTTGTGTCCGGACAAATCATGCGCTTTAGCACGTGCATGAGCGTTGAGACCCCGGGCGCCGCGCGGCGCGAATTTGCAGATGGCTGGCACCTCGTTCTGGCGGCGGCGCTGGCGATCAGCGTCGGCACCATGGGCATCGGTTTCTATTCGCTCGGCCTCTTCGTGAAACCGCTTCAGGATGAATTCGGCTGGAGCCGCGCGGCGGTGTCGGGCGCGGCGACCTTCCAGCAATTCGGCATCTTCCTGTCCGCGCCCATTGTCGGGCTGCTGGCAGATCGCTTCGGCATGCGGATGATCGCGGTCGCCAGCTATATTGCGGCGCCGCTGGCGCTGGTCGCGCTTGCGCAGGCGGGCCCATCGGTCACGGGCTGGTACGCTTTGTGGCTGCTCGTATCGCTCGCGGGGTGCGGCACGACGCCCGCCATCTGGGCACGGATCGTCTCGATGCGGTTCGACAGGGCACGCGGGCTGGCGCTCGGGCTGATGCTGCTCGGCACCGGCACGGCGGCCGTGCTCGCGCCCGCGCTGCTGGGC is part of the Sphingomonas sp. C3-2 genome and harbors:
- a CDS encoding N-acyl-D-amino-acid deacylase family protein, with translation MDLVLRNGLVCDGSGAEPIIADIAIRGGRIVEIGQVAARGAEEIDATGHVVTPGFVDLHTHYDGQAIWSNRLNPSSQHGVTTAVLGNCGVGFAPCRASDRDRLIGVMEGVEDIPEIVMAEGLSWDWESFPEYLDALDRRPRDIDVAAYLPHSALRVYAMGERGAAREPATPDDIAVMRGLVGAAMDAGALGFATSRQFIHRTCDGDLIPSFDASETELRELVDAMGTDRGVFQIVLDTPHFSWADEVAMMRRVLGQSDRTAMFTLAQGGRDPDDWRNVMAMVHEANASGQSIRPQVFPRPIGIVIGHSISANPFMDRPSFKALPDDFDARITALRDPETRARILGESSTGTMTPLQAMTNNFEQIYVLSDPPNYEPDPADSVAGRARALGLTPEEVAYDMLLEDGGHAMLYVAVGNYAQGTLDPVRDMLLDDATLLGLGDGGAHYGMICDASFPTFMLSHWVRDRETGRLPLAWVVKALTRDAALAIGLRDRGLIAPGMKADLNVIDMDRVRLHKPHVLQDLPAGGRRLTQGADGYVATIVNGTVIQRNGTPTGQSPGRLVRGAQQGACV
- a CDS encoding acyl-CoA reductase, whose translation is MRFSVPLLLRGEIIETDPVEHGGRRGGARFTAPDVSKHLDWLPLRNASALAELYDMPFAEIVEYLDRLGHRLDPARNGWLQESFELSRSTSGLSDSILRYHYGLIPSYFTPQSVYAIAERTIGLDYLEGWVEQPPMGPGSVRIRAIGARGVHIIAGNVPVVGVTTVIRNAITRSDAIIKTPSNDPLTTAAVVRTMIEMAPDHPITRHVSVAYWKGGDEAVEQHLYDPRRIEKIVAWGGFAGIKHLTQYLQPGLDLITLDPKHSGSIIGKEAFADDTVLRSVARRLAVDIGAMNQEGCVNARVIHVESGLDAEGIARAERLGQFTFEALQALPDHLSTPHKAFDGELKAEIDALAFVDDEYRVFGGRGNEGAVIVSRSDQSVDFARMLACRVANIVPVDNLDTAIRSVNSYTQTIGIYPEPLKERLRDRLAYQGAQRLVSLGGAATLMQAPGPQDGIEPLRRMVKWIVDESGDGAMLEAQAIEQAAAAA
- a CDS encoding membrane-bound PQQ-dependent dehydrogenase, glucose/quinate/shikimate family; this encodes MLGRMQLWLVALVIGAAGLWLTIGGAWLIGLGGTLAYLPAGLACIASAVLLMRRSKIGAMLYFALLIALAVWAWAEVGADFWLLLPRLVGPCVLGLWLATPWMWRQLDGSEAQAPVATGLRVVAGVALPLLIVAALLATRSDDAVPSAPLAQAAIGGDVHDWPVVGRSAGGTRYSPAAQITSENVAQLEPVWSYRTGDLPENFPNSRSAQMFEATPIKVGDTLYLCSPRNIVIALDAATGRERWRHDPRVDSTGVPMLICRGVTYYEAAAGAAESCPRRILVATVDARMIALDAGTGKRCPSFGENGEISLRTGLGDIPAGYYYVTSPPTMIGNVAVVGGLVLDNMAIDEPSGVVRGFDAITGRLLWAWDAGAVEAKGGNAAQQFVRGSPNAWSLFSVDPALGLVYIPTGNSTPDHFGGHRNALIDRYSAAVVALDGTNGRLRWAFQTVRHDLWDYDVASQPVLFDMPMGNTTVPALLQPTKQGEIFLLDRRTGKPLAPVGERAVPAGTIPGERYAPTQPSLTGGLSFMPPPLVEADMWGITPIDQLWCRIQFRRLKYQGPFTPIGTEPTLVFPGNNGIVNWGSVAVDEARQLMIVNSSYMPLVAHLIPRKKAPQGQQIVLKGNAAISPMTGAPYAVQTERPFTSFLGVPCNAPPWGKLSAVDLKTQKLLWQRPLGTTRDHAPLGVPVPGVFNQGGSVVTAGGVIFVAATLDNYLRAFDLASGKELWKGRLPAGGQATPMTYVSREDGRQYVVIASGGHQFMKTRIGDYVMAFALPKK
- a CDS encoding MFS transporter, which gives rise to MTAGETGRMHYGWVVVGVMFVAQMLAIGTTSYGFALLVKPISAEFGLPRADVNLGLMILLIGMAIASPLVGKLLDRIPGRIMVALGAVLFGLGAVSIALAKSLWVMAAAAFFLLALGTAILGPLAAATLTSRWFDEGRGRALGVVSVATSAGGFALMPVMALMVEQLGWRTALAALGLLVTLLVGGLALFFIREPARASAPGTPQPAVDPDARWTAKRLLRTADFWLIALAVGLLFAVDQALLASLVAYGTDLGFSLAASAMLVSAISISAIVGKLVVGSLADRVDLRWLFVVLAVMTELFLAILLAQPGYVMLMAASLIVGAAVGGSSPLWASFIAARFGLASYGGVMGLMVMIQVPLTLTALRYIGHVYDVDRSYSAALVAFMVVVAIAALVILPVRLRRAAAETPASPLEHQAA